CAAGGACGTAAGATAATAATTCGGCACATCGTCAATGCTGGTTTGAGCGCTATCTGTGATATTCTTTTTATCAATCTTCTTGGCTAGTTGCTGTGCTTTTTCCGCCCATTCCTCCGCTTTGGCCAGACTATCTTTCATTTCATAATAAACAGCTATGTTGAGAGCTGCCCGCATCTTCTTCTTTTGGTTCTTGGTACCTTCGAAAGCCTGGTTCCAAAGTTCGTATGCGTCGTCCCATGAATTTTCGCGTACATAGATAGCAGCATCACGCATGGGAACCGAGCCTCCGGTATACAGATACCGTGTTCCTTTTTTCCACATGGGAACGAAATATTTCACCGGAACTGTCCCGGCAAATACCGCCGCTTCCTCCAGCATTTGTTTGTCGGGAATCATACGGCTGGCAGCTTCTATGGCAGTACCTCCAAACTCTTCCCAAAAGATGCTATCGTTAGGATGGAGCGTAGCCATCGGCCGGTTACGTTCGGGAAGATACACTTTCACTGTGGGATATACTTTTACGTCTACTGCTCCCTGAAAACAGTTGAACTCATTCAGAAAACGGACAGATTTAGTTGCTTTGAGTTGCAGATTTTCCAGTGCAATGATAAAATCCACTCCTAAATCAGAGGCTAATTGACGGACTTCCTCCTGGCTTAATGTACTTTCGCGCGCCAGTTTATCGTTTGCCCGTAAAGCAGAATCACAGATGACTACTTCTTCAAAGTAATTCTGATGTGCGATTTCTTCAGCCAGTGATTCGGTGGCAATCTTGGGATCTCCGTTGGCGTATGCCGTGGAACGGCTTACCAGCGGTGTACCTTCTTTGATTTTTTCAGTCGCTGCTATTAGTTTATTATTCGGGGCGTTGCTGATGTTATTCACGATAGCTACTTTCCGGAGTTGCGGAGGAAAGCTTAAGTTGGCAGGTTGCAGGTAATCAATGGAAATTTGTTCCAAACTCTGACAACTGCCCAGTGTCAGCAGGAAGATAGTGACGAAAGCCAGTGAATAAGATTTTGCCATAGTTTTGTTCTATTTAGTAATTTGAACAAAAGTACAATTTTGGAGGAATAAAAGAAAGTCTCAAACAGTTTTTAACCGTTTGAGACTTTCTTTTGTGTATTGAAACTTGAGATTATACCTTAATGTTAAAAATTAGATAAGGCTTTTGAGCGAAGCTGATTCAAAAATGAGCGCAAAGAAATAGAAATTCCTACTTACCCAACTTTTAACTCTCAACTCTCTCTTCTCAACTTCTTAAAGGTTTTTACCGTGACAGTTCTTATATTTCTTGCCGCTTCCGCATGGACAAGGATCGTTACGTCCTACAGTCTTTTCTGCACGGATGGGTTCACGTCTCTGCTGTTCACGAGTATCCTGGCTGGCAGCAGCCTGTTGGTTAGGATCACTCAAGTCCTGCTTGTTTTCGCGATACTTGCTCATATCCTGACGTTGTTCAGGAGCAGCCTGACGTACTTCCACACGACGGGCAGCCTGTTCGTCCGGAGCTTCCTGTACAGGAATTTGTCCGCGCATCAAGATAGATATAGTCTGGTTGTTGA
The Bacteroides caecimuris DNA segment above includes these coding regions:
- a CDS encoding DUF6340 family protein — encoded protein: MAKSYSLAFVTIFLLTLGSCQSLEQISIDYLQPANLSFPPQLRKVAIVNNISNAPNNKLIAATEKIKEGTPLVSRSTAYANGDPKIATESLAEEIAHQNYFEEVVICDSALRANDKLARESTLSQEEVRQLASDLGVDFIIALENLQLKATKSVRFLNEFNCFQGAVDVKVYPTVKVYLPERNRPMATLHPNDSIFWEEFGGTAIEAASRMIPDKQMLEEAAVFAGTVPVKYFVPMWKKGTRYLYTGGSVPMRDAAIYVRENSWDDAYELWNQAFEGTKNQKKKMRAALNIAVYYEMKDSLAKAEEWAEKAQQLAKKIDKKNITDSAQTSIDDVPNYYLTSLYLAELKERNVQLPKLKLQMSRFNDDF